AAGCTTTCGAACGTTTTGATTTCGTCGGACGGTAAGGCGAAGCTCGTTGACTTTGGATTGGCAGCCCTCAGCGATCGAAAAAACCCCGATCAGATTGCCGATTGCCCCAACGCCCGTGCTATCGACTATGCGGCGCTTGAGCGGGGGACGAACGTCCGCAAAGACGACCCGCGAAGCGATATCTTTTTTGCCGGAAACATGCTGTACCACATGCTAGCGGGCACCCCGGCGCTGTCTGAAACGCGTGACCGGCTAGCTCGATTGAATGTGACGCGGTTCCAGGAAGTCAAACCCATTAACGAACTCGTTCCCGGTCTACCCGGACTCGTCACGCAGCTGGTCGGGAAAATGATGGAGTTCAGCCCCAACGAGCGAATTCAATCTGCTGCCGCCCTGACAGCCGAAGTCAAACGTGTCAGTGAACAACTTGCCCGCGGGGTAACTTCGCCGAAAGACAAAGGCGACGAGAACTCGACGAATGGCTATGAAGACGATGAAGCCCCTACCAACGAGGGTGAAGGCTATGTCGTGATGCTAGTCGAATCGAAGGCCAACTTGCAAAATGCGATTCGCGAACGCTTAAAGGCCCGTGGCTATCGCGTCTTGATCATCCAAGACCCCAACCGCGCACTCGCGAGATTCGAACAGGACGACGAACCCGCCGCCGACTGCGTGATTTTCAGTGCCGCAGAAATGGGAACTTTGGCACTCGAGGCGTTCAACCGATTTGCGACCGATGAGCACACTTGTGAGATCCCGTCGATCCTATTGGTTGATCGAAGACAGGTCAAAATTCTCTCCGAAGCGAAGCGGGGCCCCCGGCGACAACTGTTAGCGTTGCCGTTGAAGGTCCGCGAACTCCGCGCCGGTTTGATGAAGGTATTGGCCGGAACAGAGCGCCGGCCAATGGGCACGTATTAAAGGCCCCCGCGATACACGCGAAAGCGTGGGGCCTTCTCGGTAATTCAACGGCTCTGGAGGCGCACGTTGGGGCGTTGTTCGATGATTCGATCGGTTCCGGCCGCTGACCGAATCGCAATGCCAGGGTAGGGGCTAGCTTACTTGGTGGTCCAAACCGGCGGTGGTTGAATCTCCTCCGCGACGGCGGAGCCTTGGTCCTTGCGTCCGCTACCTTCCAGGCGACTGATAAGCTCGACGGACATATCCTCGTCGCAGGTGATTTGACAACTCAGTCGAACGCCGGATTCGGTGACCTCACGGACTCGCAAGGTTTCTTTCTCCGCCTCGGTCATTTTCTCAGGCTCGCCGTCAACGAAGCGAACTCGACAGGTCGTGCACCTGGACACTCCGCCGCAAGCATGCAGTTGGTCGGTCCCCCCTTCTTCGACCAGGGCTTTCACCAGACGTTTTCCGTGCGGGACTTCGATGGCGTCTCGGTTGTCGATCACTAGTTTCGGCATGATGTATTCCTTCGGTTGGTGCCTTTGATTGGGGACAAAAATCGTTGTTTGAGAATGATGAAGTTTTAGGTGAACAGGATTCTAACGCCAGCAGGCATCGCATCCTGTCCCGGCATCGGTAGAATAGCGTGTTGGCCACCGGCGGTTGGCCACAGTCCGCCCGAAGCGATCGGTCGCCCCGCGACGCACGAGAACTTTCGAAGGCGTCGCCCATCTTGAGAGATTGACGAACAGGAATTGATTGA
This genomic window from Roseiconus lacunae contains:
- a CDS encoding serine/threonine-protein kinase, with the protein product MQIQSPEDFARRIVDLGLAERRLVESAMGELGGSEFTLDAVVNQMQRRGLVTTLQTEKILRGDRIGYFYGEYKVLYLIGAGTFARVYRASKGDKVFAVKVLRKRFRDEPKEMEQFLREGQMGLKLRHPNIVSIYEVVPDPRNPFLVMEFVEGQTLRELVRIRGKLPVDLSLKLIGEIAAGLAHAAGQGISHRDLKLSNVLISSDGKAKLVDFGLAALSDRKNPDQIADCPNARAIDYAALERGTNVRKDDPRSDIFFAGNMLYHMLAGTPALSETRDRLARLNVTRFQEVKPINELVPGLPGLVTQLVGKMMEFSPNERIQSAAALTAEVKRVSEQLARGVTSPKDKGDENSTNGYEDDEAPTNEGEGYVVMLVESKANLQNAIRERLKARGYRVLIIQDPNRALARFEQDDEPAADCVIFSAAEMGTLALEAFNRFATDEHTCEIPSILLVDRRQVKILSEAKRGPRRQLLALPLKVRELRAGLMKVLAGTERRPMGTY
- a CDS encoding 2Fe-2S iron-sulfur cluster-binding protein — its product is MPKLVIDNRDAIEVPHGKRLVKALVEEGGTDQLHACGGVSRCTTCRVRFVDGEPEKMTEAEKETLRVREVTESGVRLSCQITCDEDMSVELISRLEGSGRKDQGSAVAEEIQPPPVWTTK